The DNA region TTAATACGAGCCAGAGGGATCCTTCAGTCGTAGATAATCTGAGCCAAAAAGCGCGCTGATTGCGACCCGTTACAAGTAGTCATTACGCGCGTATCACCTCCTGATACCCCCGCACTTTCAAACCATCCCAATGCACCGCTACGCAGACGGCTGAAGCCGCCTGGCGTCGAGCTGTGCCTGACCTTACCTTACCTATATGAGGTGTACCGTGCTGCTACCTTTTGAGCTGGACCCTGAAATCATTCAACACATCATCCATAGTCAGGCCGGATCCATCGGCAAGGCCATCATCGAGCTGGTGATGAACTCTGTAGACGCCGATGCCACCGCATTGCGCCTGACCATGACCAAAGAGGGTTTTCACTGCGCTGATGACGGTCGCGGCTTTGCCAGCCGTGAAGACGTACTGCGCTACTTCGGACGCTTTGGGACACCGCACCAGGAAGGCGATGCCACCTATGGCCGGTTTCGCTTGGGCCGGGGTCAGATCATGGCGCACGCCAAAACACGTTGGGCTTCCAACGATTGGCAGATGACCGTTGATACCCGCTCGATGGGCTACAACTACGAGCTGGACGATCTTGAACACGGCGCACCGGGTTGCTCCATCGAGGGCATCTGGTACGAACCGCTCAACGATTTGGAGTTGATGTCTGCCGTTCAGGAGATTCGTGACCTGGTGCGCTACACCCGCATCAGCGTTGAACTCAATGGCCGTGTCATTACGCGCGATCCTGCAACGGAAAAATGGGACTTCGAGGATGAATACGCCTATTACCGGGCCAAGGAAGAAGGCGCGGTTTCGATCTACAACCAAGGCGTGCTGGTCCGTCACGATTCCTCGCACCTCTGGGGAGCTGGAGGCCTGATCGTGACCAAGCGGGCGATTGCCCTCAACGTCTCCCGTAGCGAGATACTGCGCAAGACCTGCCCGGTCTGGAAAGCCATCGCCAAGGTGTTCGGCCCGTTGGCCGATAAGGTCTCGGGAGAGTTGGGTGGACGACGCAAGACAGAAGCACGTCGAGCGCGATCAGCACTGTCGTTGCTCGGCGGTGCAGCTGATGTGGCCAAAATATTCTGCCATGAAGAAGTCATTACGGTGCTGCCAGGTAAACGGCATATCACCCTGATGGATTTTATTGGCAAGGCGTTTCGTGAACACAAAGGCACCTACACCGTTGTTTTAAAGGGCAGTGACATACCCAAGGGCGAAGGCATTGCCGGGCAGCGCATCATCCAGGTACTGCATCCGCAAACGCTCGACCGCTTCGGTTGCCATAGCGTTGAAGATTTTGAAGATGTGCTGGAACGGGTGATTGCCAATGCCAGACCTGCCGTCAGTCACTGGTACCGAGACCTGACGGTGCCCCAGTGCGCCGCGTTTGCGACGGTCAAGAAGGCTTATGTCGAGCGAACATCGATTGTCGATGAGAAAAAAGCGCTGGACAAAGAAACGCGCCGGGCCTGGATCGCGTTGCGCTGGTGCCTGCAACACTACGCCGGTGCCTGTGTTGGGGCTGAACGCTGGAGAGATGGCACCGTTCGGCATAGCAAAGACCTCCTGGCGGTGTTGCTTGGTGAATCGAACACCAGTGAAGCGTGGACGGATGGTAAAACATACCTGGCCATCAACCGCACTATCGTCCAACGCCTTAAATCTGAGCCCATGAAAACGGCGGCCTATATCTTCGGGCTGGTCGAGCACGAGGTGGCGCACCAGGGCGACAGCCTGGCGTGCGGGCATGACGAAGCGTTCTATCAGCGTTTCCATGACATTTCCCTGCGCATGGCACCCGAGCGTCAGCGGTTCATGCACAAGTGGTTGATGAAATACACCACGAGCATGGAAATGGAAGGCAAGAAAGCGACCGGCAGCGCTTGGGGAGAGCTTCACCTGGTGAGGCGTGTGGGCACTGGCCGTATGAAGCGCGGCTTGTCGGACGCCATCGATGACGATTCGGCGGATCCGATCGTTAGCACGCCGGTGCCGGAGCAGGACATGGCCTTGCTCAGCAGGATCAATGCCGGGTTAATTGATAAGGGCGTCTGCCCACCGCCGCCCGACTGGAACAGGGTCATCGAGCAGGCCAAGGCCGATCAGGTGGCGAACAGCGAGCGGTTGCGCGCTAAACGGGAAGCCGATGAGGCTGAATATGAGCGGATCAGTCAGGCGCTTGATGAGGCCACAGAGAAAGCGAAGCCCGAAGTCGCCCGGATTCTGGACATGCCGTTAGCGGACATTCCAGCCGGTGCCCTGGACTACCTCGGTCATTTGCTGGCCACTGGAAGCGATGAACAGGAGATACGCAGTGAATGGGAATGCCAGTTCGCAGAGCCTGAAGATATTCCAGCCGCAGCTCTGGAGTATTTGCTGACAACCGGCGGCGACGCGCAGGAGATGCGCAGCGAAGACCAGGCCAATCTGGAGCAGCTGGCTGCGGACCAGGCAGATGATCCACGCTGTAAGTTAGCTAAGGAATACCACGGCATGGTCGAGCCTGGCGAAACCTGGTGGGTGCTTGAACGCAATGCTGCCGCTGCCGGTTTCTGGCGTGTCGAGGACTACTTGAAGTGGCGACATGCCGATCAATTGCTACTCGGATTATTGCGGGGACTGCGCAAATAAATAGCCACATCGCCCCCTGATACACCCGCATTTTCAGACCATCCCCATGCAACGCCACACAGTCATCTACCAGCCGCCTGGCGTTTGGCTGTGCCTACTCAAAGGAAATATGATCATGAATGTACGTACCGCACTGACCTTGTCCGCTGTATTCATGCTGTCCCTGACCGGCTGTGCCACCCAGTCACAGGTTGATGAACAGACCCATCTGCTCGAAGTCATCAACGCCTCGCTCAAGCAGATTCAGGCCAACCAGCAGCAGTCCATCGATCTGCAAAAACTCCAGGCTGATCTTCAGCAGCAAAGCAACAACGAACAGGCGCTTCAGCGTCAAGCCGGGAGCCGCTGATGGCCAGAGCTAAATCGCAACCCATCAGCCCGGACAATCCCCAAGAACGTATTGAAGAGCATCCCGCGTTCTTGCTCGGCAAGCACCCCACGGAGGATTCGTTTCTGCTGGCTGCTCCGCCAGGTTCCGGCAAGCCCGTAGGGGTTGTGATTCCCAGTTTGCTCCGTTATCCCGATTCGGTTGTCGTCCACGATCCCATCAAGGATTCCAAACTATGAACGTTCGTACCGCACTGACCCTGTCCGCTGTATTCATGCTGTCCCTGACCGGCTGCGCGACTCAGTCACAGCTTGATCGACAGGCGAACCAGCTCGAAGTCATCAGCGCCTCGCTCAAGCAGATACAGGCCAACCAGCAGCAGTCCATCGAGCTGCAAAAACGCCAGGCTGATCTTCAGCAGCAAAGCAACAACGAACAGGCGCTTCAGCGTCAAGCGAGGAGCCGCTGATGGCCAAAGCCAAACCACAACCCATCAGCCCGGACAATCCACAAGAGCGGATCGAGGAGCATCCTGCATTCCTCATGGGTAAGCACCCCACCAAAGACGTATTTTTGGCCAGTTA from Pseudomonas cannabina includes:
- a CDS encoding ATP-binding protein, yielding MLLPFELDPEIIQHIIHSQAGSIGKAIIELVMNSVDADATALRLTMTKEGFHCADDGRGFASREDVLRYFGRFGTPHQEGDATYGRFRLGRGQIMAHAKTRWASNDWQMTVDTRSMGYNYELDDLEHGAPGCSIEGIWYEPLNDLELMSAVQEIRDLVRYTRISVELNGRVITRDPATEKWDFEDEYAYYRAKEEGAVSIYNQGVLVRHDSSHLWGAGGLIVTKRAIALNVSRSEILRKTCPVWKAIAKVFGPLADKVSGELGGRRKTEARRARSALSLLGGAADVAKIFCHEEVITVLPGKRHITLMDFIGKAFREHKGTYTVVLKGSDIPKGEGIAGQRIIQVLHPQTLDRFGCHSVEDFEDVLERVIANARPAVSHWYRDLTVPQCAAFATVKKAYVERTSIVDEKKALDKETRRAWIALRWCLQHYAGACVGAERWRDGTVRHSKDLLAVLLGESNTSEAWTDGKTYLAINRTIVQRLKSEPMKTAAYIFGLVEHEVAHQGDSLACGHDEAFYQRFHDISLRMAPERQRFMHKWLMKYTTSMEMEGKKATGSAWGELHLVRRVGTGRMKRGLSDAIDDDSADPIVSTPVPEQDMALLSRINAGLIDKGVCPPPPDWNRVIEQAKADQVANSERLRAKREADEAEYERISQALDEATEKAKPEVARILDMPLADIPAGALDYLGHLLATGSDEQEIRSEWECQFAEPEDIPAAALEYLLTTGGDAQEMRSEDQANLEQLAADQADDPRCKLAKEYHGMVEPGETWWVLERNAAAAGFWRVEDYLKWRHADQLLLGLLRGLRK